In Populus nigra chromosome 10, ddPopNigr1.1, whole genome shotgun sequence, the following proteins share a genomic window:
- the LOC133704100 gene encoding amino acid transporter AVT1I-like, with protein sequence MECLKAKEGESHNQLPLPEESHIGTTFLRTCFNGLNALSGVGILSIPYALSQGGWLSLILLFVVAVLCWYTGLLLRRCMDSDPLIRSYPDIGEKAFGCKGRALVSVFMYLELYLVAVEFLILEGDNLYKLFPNAGFEVAGLYIGGKTGFVLLTALVILPTTWLKSLGMLAYVSAGGVSASVILVGCVWWVGAVDGVGFHEDGVLLNWGGLPTTLSLFTFCYCGHAVFPTLCNSMKDRSQFSKVLLICFVTSTITYGSMAVLGYLMYGEYLKSQVTLNLPIRKMGSKLAIYTTLVNPLTKYAVITAPIATAIEETFVFRDSRYLSILVRTVIVISTVVVALTIPFFGYVMAFIGAFLSVTVSMLLPCLCYLRIDKSARRFGLELVFIVGILIIGSFVGIIGTYTSIKQIVKHL encoded by the exons ATGGAGTGCCTAAAAGCTAAGGAAGGGGAGAGCCATAACCAGCTCCCACTTCCTGAGGAGTCACACATAGGCACCACCTTCCTTAGAACTTGTTTTAATGGACTCAATGCTTTGTCAG GTGTTGGGATACTCTCAATTCCCTATGCACTTTCTCAAGGAGGATGGCTGAGCTTAATACTGCTTTTTGTAGTAGCAGTTCTATGTTGGTATACAGGATTACTTCTAAGACGCTGTATGGATTCGGACCCACTCATCAGAAGTTACCCTGATATAGGAGAGAAAGCTTTCGGATGCAAAGGAAGAGCTCTAGTATCTGTCTTCATGTATCTTGAGCTATACTTGGTGGCAGTTGAGTTTCTGATACTAGAAGGTGACAATCTATACAAATTGTTTCCAAACGCAGGTTTCGAAGTTGCCGGGCTATATATTGGAGGTAAAACGGGCTTTGTTCTGCTCACTGCCCTTGTCATCTTGCCAACAACATGGTTAAAGAGTCTAGGCATGCTGGCATATGTTTCTGCTGGTGGAGTTTCGGCTTCTGTTATTTTGGTTGGTTGTGTTTGGTGGGTTGGTGCAGTTGATGGTGTCGGGTTCCATGAAGATGGTGTGCTTTTGAATTGGGGAGGATTACCTACTACTTTAAGCTTATTCACTTTCTGTTACTGTGGTCACGCAGTTTTCCCTACGTTGTGCAATTCCATGAAAGACAGAAGCCAATTCTCCAAG GTCTTACTTATCTGCTTCGTTACAAGCACCATCACTTATGGATCAATGGCAGTTTTAGGCTACCTCATGTATGGAGAATATTTGAAGTCTCAAGTGACCTTAAACCTACCAATCAGAAAAATGGGTTCAAAATTGGCAATATATACCACTCTAGTCAATCCCCTGACGAAGTATGCGGTTATTACTGCTCCAATCGCTACTGCTATTGAGGAAACTTTTGTTTTCCGCGACAGCAGATATCTCAGTATCCTCGTCAGAACAGTGATTGTGATCAGCACAGTGGTTGTGGCACTAACAATTCCCTTTTTTGGATACGTGATGGCTTTTATAGGTGCATTTTTGAGCGTCACTGTCTCCATGTTGTTACCCTGCTTGTGCTACCTCAGGATTGACAAATCTGCTCGACGTTTTGGGTTGGAGTTGGTGTTCATTGTGGGAATACTGATAATCGGGTCTTTTGTGGGTATAATAGGTACATATACTTCAATCAAGCAAATCGTAAAACATCTCTGA